From Miscanthus floridulus cultivar M001 chromosome 15, ASM1932011v1, whole genome shotgun sequence, the proteins below share one genomic window:
- the LOC136507974 gene encoding uncharacterized protein, producing MDKHNNPKNGEVGSNVFRRMILNQIAGDLGLDEENVPCNTPRNPVHSAFSGSSGGRAVASTSGSRNTDSVSPGEYVGDPGSLLSLQPWIFRRNGSQNRGESVLASGSKAAGKGKNLVNALRVGQAVEVTPRSPALGSGPGRGCGALRSRRSRRNLMKPLVPMDNSYVPQLYSENFEIEECTFAPAPSPASVRPFIVTDGRRIISKSRYIRLDKEECRGTSVMPGSLIGIAPLPDLKKLKHESRNSHDARLGLSGSQRSSKSHEQAGLRDRLLLFSIGVSIGILSSSLSNKKEFDTLKGTLKQMENLVQDLQDELEMKEGLTVKELPNETSSEHDDDNNKLHVVDPEPMSKIEAELEAELARLELNITSKRLEEEISDFNEVDEEFIGDIVCGELKADMIPRDHTDYSSEYDHGRDSRESSPDYTCGANYPVSPRDLSIRLHKVIQRRLEDRIKELESAIAHRQKQRQVQMMVTDQIFSERICSNSESGSSSGQGSPIFIQETSSLAEPYCLNLSGDALEAYDEAYEEFMRIADSPCTTSTNGKPQANEDYLVDRGLIWGMEDSSRKLKEVPTWERALKSADPSRDQESDRDESGDDDDDDDCKVLIQQIVERTKQGSPVLVNAQKLLFSVDQ from the exons ATGGATAAGCACAACAACCCTAAGAATGGGGAAGTGGGGAGCAATGTGTTTCGTAGGATGATTCTTAATCAGATTGCTGGGGACTTAGGTCTGGATGAGGAGAATGTGCCTTGCAATACTCCAAGAAACCCTGTTCACTCCGCATTTAGTGGCTCATCAGGTGGCAGGGCAGTTGCTTCTACTAGCGGCAGCCGCAACACTGATTCGGTGAGCCCAGGCGAGTATGTGGGGGATCCTGGATCCCTACTGAGTTTACAACCATGGATTTTTAGAAGAAACGGCTCACAGAACCGTGGGGAAAGTGTGCTTGCGAGTGGTAGCAAGGCAGCTGGTAAAGGCAAGAATCTGGTCAATGCCCTTCGAGTGGGTCAAGCTGTTGAAGTCACTCCAAGGAGCCCTGCTCTTGGTTCTGGGCCTGGAAGAGGTTGTGGAGCTCTTAGGAGCAGAAGATCTCGTAGGAATTTGATGAAGCCACTTGTGCCAATGGACAACTCCTACGTTCCACAGCTTTACAGTGAGAACTTTGAAATTGAAGAGTGCACGTTTGCTCCAGCTCCCTCCCCAGCTTCTGTTAGGCCATTCATTGTGACAGATGGTAGAAGGATAATTAGTAAATCACGCTATATCAGATTAGACAAGGAGGAATGTAGAGGCACCTCAGTGATGCCAGGAAGTCTGATTGGAATTGCTCCTCTACCTGACCTGAAGAAACTCAAACATGAGTCCAGAAATTCACATGATGCAAGGCTTGGTTTGTCTGGTTCTCAGCGAAGTAGCAAATCACATGAACAAGCAG GTTTACGTGATCGACTCCTCCTATTCTCTATTGGGGTGAGCATCGGTATACTGTCGTCTTCTCTGTCAAACAAGAAGGAATTTGATACGTTGAAGGGCACACTGAAACAAATGGAGAACTTAGTTCAGGATTTACAAGATGAACTGGAGATGAAAGAGGGTTTAACTGTGAAAGAATTGCCTAATGAAACTTCTAGCGAACATGATG atgataataacaaactacaCGTAGTTGATCCAGAGCCAATGAGCAAAATCGAAGCTGAGCTTGAAGCTGAGCTTGCAAGACTGGAACTGAATATCACTTCGAAACGTTTGGAAGAAGAAATATCTGACTTTAATGAG GTTGACGAGGAGTTCATTGGTGACATTGTTTGTGGGGAACTGAAAGCTGATATGATCCCTCGTGACCACACAGATTACAGCAGTGAATATGACCATGGCAGGGACAGCAGGGAAAGTTCCCCAGATTACACATGTGGAGCAAACTATCCCGTCTCGCCAAGAGATCTCAGCATTCGTCTCCACAAGGTGATCCAACGTAGGCTTGAAGACCGAATCAAGGAGCTTGAGTCAGCAATTGCCCACAGGCAGAAGCAGAGGCAAGTGCAGATGATGGTGACTGATCAAATATTCTCTGAACGAATATGCTCAAACAGTGAGTCAGGCTCATCTTCAGGTCAGGGAAGTCCCATTTTCATACAAGAAACTAGCTCCTTGGCAGAACCATATTGTCTAAACCTATCTGGAGACGCACTTGAAGCTTATGACGAAGCTTACGAAGAATTCATGAGAATTGCTGACTCCCCTTGCACCACAAGTACAAACGGGAAGCCACAGGCAAACGAAGATTACTTGGTAGACCGTGGGTTAATCTGGGGAATGGAGGACAGCTCTAGGAAGCTGAAAGAAGTACCCACTTGGGAGAGAGCTCTAAAGAGTGCAGATCCTAGCAGAGATCAAGAAAGTGATAGAGATGAGTCaggtgacgacgatgatgacgacgactgTAAAGTGCTGATTCAGCAGATTGTAGAGAGAACTAAACAAGGTTCACCTGTACTCGTTAACGCTCAAAAGCTTCTGTTTTCTGTGGATCAATAG
- the LOC136507604 gene encoding secreted RxLR effector protein 161-like, which yields MRPDIAFAMGYISRFMEDPREDHWTAVKRLLRYVQGMVDQGIIFPKTGGSRLQLTVFSDADMAGDIDGRRSTSGVLVFLESAPILWLSLKQKVVALSTVQTECVAAATAACQVVWLCRLLGELTGVETHPPALMVDNPPAIALANNSVLHDRSKHIDVKFHFLRDCVDGG from the coding sequence atgaggccggacattgcgttcgccatgggctacatcagtcgcttcatggaggatcccagagaggatcactggactGCGgtaaagcggctactgcgctacgtccaagggatggtggatcaggggatcatctttcccaagaccggCGGTAGTagactgcagctcactgtgttcagcgatgcagacatggcgggggacatcgacggacgacggagcacctctggcgtgctcgtcttcctcgagtCGGCTCCAATTTTATGgctatcgctgaaacagaaggtggtggcgctatctactgTGCAAACAGAGtgcgtagcggcggccacagcggcgtgccaagttgtgtggctatgccggctgctgggcgagctgaccggcgtggaaactcacccaccagcactgatggtggacaacccgCCCGCCATCGCTCTCGCGAATAATTCGGTTCTacacgaccggagcaaacacatcgacgtgaagtttcacttcctcagggactgtgtcgatggagggtag